In a single window of the Trichoderma breve strain T069 chromosome 6, whole genome shotgun sequence genome:
- a CDS encoding fungal zn(2)-Cys(6) binuclear cluster domain-containing protein, which yields MQPSIPVSTVQPTHIVKNKTAFRRADVRKLHLEACHADDERSHGDLQAYGSIRRKKVRVACDSCRKRKTRCSGSQPCPSCKAIGMSCTYEQPRHEEPPAPPTPKSASLDDQSSHSPSSAEAATAFQADADRLSARIQHGNQSFQWSSINPSHHLGLPLAPAAQPLHDAVAEPQRESVGLGFQPIEATPLDPDPMVMWLGDSAFAPDSYSHYFPLNSISEAFMDHSDPYNFTRDPLLDILAPVPPCVQLTSNFGSPSHHELPFDHQPLFSMIRKYFNRRYSASDLNEMDEAFGQVWTSELPSLAIYDTQVLDVFIGLALKHLLATFDLFHEVSLDRNTDASYILALAAVGGLFSSVEGSFKLAMAIYNHSRKLVLKRFNCSMKDDELSTDPAEWLVVTKTLMLLELYGYCSGDRRSHELAEAYHGQLLEAVQHYAMFRKSAPAQIDYQLFKTLAVLDLYRVLLLRRPPSLSLRYVDMLCPKPAALQDQCESLAAGWPEVLSSMLTPGCSIPSASSKSDLLGGLAALSPYVWLVIFESTSPATPGPTMRRPRDFLKRDYVTCASDKWLEAEIRLDPVAPCNLILYHCMNLVIHADLELLHRFFLHSPGNSTSSSSNLLRDFSKVMCNVQDWVASSDSSIASWHAASVMTLVRWTYGQGADHLDSISIDRDIPHSYLSSQDGQRIKLACQQAMVEPPHVAYAVFFATLVLWCRDTLQPKGGSGKAALLLLQGSQFLLAFRISVAHRLYQILNYRTK from the exons ATGCAGCCCAGCATTCCGGTCAGCACAGTCCAACCCACACACATTGTCAAAAACAAAACG GCCTTCCGCCGTGCTGATGTGAGGAAGCTCCATCTGGAAGCTTGCCACGCCGACGATGAGCGCAGCCACGGCGACCTGCAAGCCTACGGCAGCATCCGTCGCAAGAAGGTGCGCGTGGCCTGCGACTCATGCCGCAAACGCAAGACTAGATGCAGCGGAAGCCAGCCGTGTCCATCTTGCAAAGCCATTGGCATGAGCTGTACGTATGAGCAGCCGAGGCATGAGGAGCCGCCCGCTCCCCCGACGCCGAAGAGCGCTTCATTAGATGATCAGAGTTCGCACTCTCCATCTTCCGCAGAAGCAGCTACTGCCTTCCAAGCAGATGCGGACCGACTATCTGCAAGAATTCAGCACGGCAACCAAAGTTTCCAGTGGTCTTCAATTAATCCAAGTCACCACTTAGGACTACCACTAGCACCCGCTGCCCAGCCTCTTCATGATGCTGTCGCCGAGCCACAGCGAGAGAGCGTTGGTTTGGGCTTTCAGCCCATTGAGGCCACTCCTCTCGACCCAGACCCGATGGTTATGTGGCTCGGTGACTCTGCCTTCGCTCCAGACTCATACTCGCATTACTTTCCTCTAAACTCT ATCTCGGAGGCGTTCATGGATCATTCCGATCCCTACAACTTCACCCGCGACCCTTTATTGGACATCCTGGCGCCCGTACCTCCCTGTGTCCAGCTGACTTCCAACTTCGGCTCCCCGTCGCATCATGAGCTGCCATTTGACCACCAGCCCTTATTTTCCATGATACGCAAATACTTCAACCGTCGGTACAGCGCATCTGATCTAAACGAAATGGACGAGGCATTTGGACAGGTCTGGACCTCTGAGCTGCCGAGCTTGGCAATATACGATACTCAAGTCCTCGACGTGTTTATAGGCCTCGCCTTGAAACACTTACTGGCGACCTTTGATCTCTTCCATGAAGTATCTCTGGATAGGAACACTGATGCGTCATACATCTTGGCGCTAGCAGCCGTCGGGGGGCTGTTCAGCTCCGTGGAGGGCAGCTTCAAGTTGGCAATGGCCATTTATAACCATTCGAGGAAACTAGTTCTAAAGAGA TTCAATTGCAGTATGAAAGACGACGAACTTTCTACTGACCCGGCAGAATGGTTGGTTGTTACCAAGACT TTAATGCTTTTGGAGCTATACGGTTACTGCAGCGGAGACAGACGGAGTCACGAGCTTGCCGAGGCTTATCATGGCCAATTGCTCGAAGCGGTGCAGCACTATGCTATGTTCAGGAAATCGGCTCCTGCACAGATCGACTATCA ATTGTTCAAAACGCTTGCTGTCCTTGACCTGTATCGCGTTCTCCTGTTAAGACGACCACCATCACTGTCATTGAGATATGTAGACATGCTGTGTCCGAAGCCGGCAGCTCTGCAAGATCAGTGTGAATCTCTGGCAGCCGGCTGGCCAGAAGTTTTGAGCTCCATGCTTACGCCTGGATGCAGCATCccatcggcatcttcaaaGTCGGATTTGCTTGGTGGCCTAGCAGCGCTTAGCCCCTATGTGTGGCTCGTTATTTTCGAGTCCACGTCGCCTGCCACGCCAGGACCTACAATGCGGCGGCCTCGAGACTTCTTGAAACGCGACTATGTCACTTGTGCGAGTGACAAATGGTTAGAGGCCGAGATCCGACTAGATCCGGTCGCCCCATGCAACCTCATCCTATATCATTGCATGAATCTGGTGATACATGCGGATCTGGAGCTTTTGCACCGCTTCTTCTTACACAGCCCCGGGAATAGCacctcgagcagcagcaatctGCTCCGTGACTTCTCAAAGGTGATGTGTAACGTGCAAGATTGGGTGGCAAGCAGCGACAGCTCCATCGCTTCGTGGCATGCTGCCTCTGTCATGACCCTAGTACGTTGGACATATGGGCAGGGAGCTGATCATCTGGATTCCATCTCGATCGACAGGGACATTCCTCACTCGTATCTATCTTCTCAGGATGGGCAGAGGATCAAGCTTGCATGCCAGCAAGCCATGGTGGAACCTCCTCATGTTGCTTACGCAGTCTTTTTCGCCACACTTGTTCTTTGGTGTAGGGATACCTTGCAGCCTAAAGGAGGCAGCGGTAAAGCAGCACTTCTCCTGTTACAAGGCAGCCAATTCCTCCTAGCTTTTCGCATAAGCGTGGCACACCGACTATACCAAATTCTCAATTACAGAACTAAATAA
- a CDS encoding ketopantoate reductase panE/ApbA domain-containing protein: MCAMILHRAGVKVTCVCRSNYAEVKQRGFNVESTIFGKETFRTSIVRLVSEAINDDQSFDFVILATKSLPNTSDAIISAISPAMKDKKTALVLMQNGIGIEEVYHKAFPGNVILSAVVYMPTVETEPGVVFHQEIGIIHVGTYPSQSDASARELADKFVRVVAKGGGTAVAHEDVQAERWKKLVANAAWNPVCALTRCTDLQFLKTSDYSRGFVREAMVEVVEVAAAMGYEGHVGLDTVQMHMNRAESRTSPGVRPIMMMDMSMGRRMEVQTVIGEVVRLGHKYKVSIPRLEALHVLLVGLDWALDEATSK, from the coding sequence ATGTGTGCCATGATTCTGCACCGTGCCGGCGTCAAAGTAACGTGTGTATGTCGATCAAACTATGCAGAAGTCAAGCAGAGAGGATTCAACGTGGAATCAACCATTTTCGGGAAGGAGACTTTCCGCACATCTATCGTCCGGTTGGTGTCTGAAGCTATCAACGATGACCAATCCTTTGACTTTGTCATCCTGGCCACAAAGTCGCTCCCCAATACATCAGATGCAATCATATCAGCCATCTCTCCCGCCATGaaagacaagaagactgCACTCGTGCTCATGCAGAATGGTATTGGCATAGAAGAGGTCTATCACAAGGCTTTCCCTGGAAATGTCATTCTGTCAGCAGTCGTCTACATGCCTACTGTTGAGACAGAACCTGGCGTGGTCTTTCACCAAGAAATTGGAATAATTCACGTCGGGACATATCCTTCTCAATCAGATGCCTCAGCTAGAGAGCTTGCAGACAAGTTTGTCCGAGTGGTCGCAAAAGGCGGGGGAACGGCCGTCGCGCACGAGGACGTGCAGGCAGAGCGCTGGAAGAAACTCGTTGCGAATGCAGCTTGGAATCCTGTATGCGCATTAACACGTTGTACAGACCTACAGTTTCTGAAGACAAGCGATTACTCTCGAGGCTTTGTAAGAGAGGCAATGGTGGAAGTTGTCGAGGTGGCAGCCGCAATGGGTTATGAGGGACACGTCGGCCTTGACACCGTGCAGATGCATATGAATCGGGCAGAATCGCGAACTTCTCCAGGTGTGAGGCCAATtatgatgatggatatgaGCATGGGTCGTAGAATGGAGGTGCAGACTGTTATTGGTGAGGTGGTAAGGTTGGGTCACAAGTATAAGGTATCTATTCCTAGACTTGAGGCTCTACATGTCTTGCTTGTTGGGTTGGATTGGGCGCTCGATGAGGCTACATCGAAATGA
- a CDS encoding x-Pro dipeptidyl-peptidase (S15 family) domain-containing protein produces MAANQIRDIQTTFHDEENNLLFEKNVSIPIPDSEYPVRCNIYRPLSSLTAAKPALPVIMTYGPYGKDIEYSKFHPQSFSEVDPEQKSKYSAWETPDPVFWTSHGYAVVRCDERGFGQSPGFLDSMSKDTAAAFCHAIEWAAQQPWSNGRVGLLGVSYFAGTQWRAAAAQPRGLSCIIPWEGMSDYYRDRCRHGGILSDAFIRFWWDRQVITNQYGRPGRAAAGRGDDTIEGDLSEEERQRNRRDQNVDNEVHRFRDQDYYKSRDFKLEGIQVPLLSVANLGNTGLHLRGNVLGYMFSSSKFKYLRFLAGRHDLPFYYKDEVKLQLSFLDAWLKDQDQVGWTVPGKVAPLFQRRDEQEWPIARTEYVRYYLNPQHELTNDGNVTRLPESKVTYKALGSLDDPQFVTFSTIFPKETEITGHIVAHLNVSVEPSVEQQQSNPVAEADLDLFVTLRHLDSQGQEILYTGAVGDPVSLTKGWLRCSLRKVDDKHPQHRSYLPYRQYFSTDEELLTPGIIYAVDVEIWPTNVVMNDGDTLVLEIASGDTAGSGLFRHESKVDRDPARFGGWNNIHFGGGKSNYLELPIIPQKY; encoded by the exons ATGGCCGCCAACCAAATCAGGGATATCCAAACGACCTTCCACGATGAAGAAAACAACCTTCTTTTCGAGAAGAATGTCAGCATTCCCATCCCCGATTCCGAATATCCTGTCCGATGCAACATCTATCGACCGTTGAGCTCCCTCACCGCGGCAAAGCCTGCCCTCCCGGTGATTATGACCTATGGGCCTTACGGAAAAGATATCGAATATAGCAAATTTCATCCACAGTCATTCTCAGAGGTAGATCCGGAACAGAAATCGAAATATTCCGCATGGGAAACGCCTGATCCCGTCTTCTGGACCTCACACGGCTATGCAGTTGTGCGTTGTGACGAGCGGGGATTTGGACAGTCTCCTGGTTTTCTTGATTCCATGTCTAAGGATACAGCCGCTGCTTTTTGCCATGCTATTGAGTGGGCGGCACAGCAGCCGTGGTCCAACGGCAGGGTTGGCCTCCTCGGCGTCAGTTACTTTGCTGGCACCCAATGGCGTGCCGCGGCTGCGCAACCACGCGGACTCTCTTGTATCATTCCCTGGGAGGGCATGTCCGACTATTATAGAGATCGCTGCCGACATGGTGGAATTCTCTCCGACGCATTCATCAGATTCTGGTGGGATCGTCAAGTCATCACAAACCAGTATGGGCGGCCAGGTAGGGCAGCAGCTGGGCGAGGTGATGATACCATCGAGGGGGATCTATCAGAGGAAGAGCGCCAGAGAAACCGGCGGGACCAGAATGTCGACAACGAAGTGCATCGTTTCCGGGACCAAGACTACTACAAGAGTCGCGACTTCAAGTTGGAAGGCATCCAGGTTCCCTTATTGTCGGTCGCCAATTTAGGCAATACCGGACTGCACCTGCGTGGAAACGTGCTGGGATACATGTTCTCCAGCTCAAAGTTCAAGTATCTACGATTTTTAGCCGGGAGACATGATTTGCCATTCTATTATAAAGATGAGGTGAAGCTTCAGCTGAGCTTCCTGGATGCGTGGCTCAAGGACCAAGACCAGGTTGGCTGGACCGTTCCTGGAAAGGTAGCCCCT cttTTCCAGCGTCGGGATGAACAGGAATGGCCGATTGCTCGCACGGAGTATGTGCGATACTATCTCAACCCTCAACATGAGCTCACGAACGACGGAAACGTGACGAGGCTTCCTGAATCGAAGGTCACTTACAAGGCACTGGGGTCACTTGACGATCCGCAATTCGTGACATTCTCGACTATATTTCCCAAGGAAACAGAAATCACTGGCCACATTGTGGCGCATCTGAACGTCTCCGTGGAGCCCTCGGTAGAGCAACAGCAGTCAAACCCAGTAGCGGAGGCAGACTTGGATCTGTTCGTGACATTACGACATCTTGACTCCCAAGGACAGGAGATCCTGTACACAGGTGCTGTTGGTGACCCAGTATCTCTCACCAAGGGCTGGCTGCGCTGTAGTTTGCGGAAAGTCGACGACAAACATCCTCAACATCGCAGCTATTTGCCCTACCGCCAATACTTCTCTACTGACGAAGAGCTTCTTACGCCTGGTATCATCTACGCGGTCGATGTCGAGATCTGGCCCACTAACGTCGTAATGAACGATGGCGACACTCTGGTTTTAGAGATTGCATCTGGTGACACTGCAGGTAGCGGGTTGTTTAGACATGAAAGTAAAGTAGACAGGGACCCGGCGCGGTTTGGTGGTTGGAACAACATTCATTTTGGCGGAGGGAAATCGAATTACCTTGAACTGCCCATCATACCTCAGAAATATTAG
- a CDS encoding FAD binding domain-containing protein translates to MGSLVNLTNISQRHVVCKVAIVGGGIGGLAAAIALRKAGHEVHVYEQSAFLSEVGAAIHITPNANSVLHHLGIDHEDGGGSCLGMVRFYKHTGELLKSISVTEQRHRWQKPWLQTYRVDLHRHLKETAISNYAVGMPVQLHTSSRTVSVDAHKATITLDDGNVIQADVIIGADGVRSVARLSVCEERKYIADAPTQNAFRFMISIAKIQDDPATASFLDTVDSMDMYYADDRKVVMYLCEHGTSLNFVCCHPASLSGKSFSQGYDHKAAKASLLDVYQSFSPDLLAVMAKVADEDVRIYPLLDMDTLPAFANDRLAVIGDAAHPFTPHLAQGAAQAIEDAAALGVMLSYLDSKDTIPERLRLFNKARYTRATLIQDMSRVTGNEPTRSNSSAEMEEWKVHDYLTYGFSHDEVHNSTQILREYMWAKAPRLYWRQPLGFGPMDSPRQDALSCPRPDGLSDAVSTTATVRFRTSATLLRNMFPSTAYSFAKTDTVAEASFTFQSIQNLSWLGGRGYELVVFQIHGVQHRSKDGSVRQGIYIPVVLENLADPIISGREDLGWPKLYSEIKFKNDTSVGGNLDVELSWGGVKWAFFSWGRVNSGNLTNGSGAGEEPVQSFGSSGEDALFVHKYIPATTGSPCREAADADYDVLFHSTKPKVLMSQEASAAGFQILERTNKQLPTLHHVVNRLSELPILSIVEASVKKVLGQDQFMGAKRLD, encoded by the exons ATGGGATCCTTGGTAAATTTGACAAATATCTCGCAGCGCCATGTTGTCTGCAAAGTCGCCATTGTTGGCGGAGGCATAGGGGGACTCGCAGCTGCTATTGCGTTGCGCAAAGCTGGGCAcgaagtacat GTTTACGAACAGTCAGCGTTCCTGAGCGAAGTTGGTGCTGCGATTCACATCACGCCGAACGCAAACAGCGTCCTTCACCACCTTGGAATTGACCATGAGGACGGTGGGGGAAGCTGTTTAGGTATG GTTCGATTCTACAAGCATACCGGAGAACTGCTGAAGAGCATATCGGTAACGGAGCAGAGACATCGCTGGCAGAAG CCATGGCTCCAAACTTATCGGGTGGATTTGCACCGCCATCTCAAGGAGACCGCCATTTCGAATTATGCTGTGGGCATGCCCGTTCAGTTGCACACTTCGTCTCGAACAGTGTCTGTCGATGCTCACAAAGCTACGATAACACTTGACGACGGCAACGTCATTCAAGCTGATGTGATAATTGGCGCAGATGGGGTCCGATCTGTTGCTCGCTTATCAGTATGTGAAGAGAGGAAATATATTGCCGATGCACCCACACAGAATGCTTTCCGTTTCATGATCTCCATTGCGAAGATCCAAGACGATCCAGCTACAGCATCTTTCCTGGATACTGTAGACTCTATGGACATGTACTATGCGGATGACCGCAAAGTGGTCATGTACCTCTGTGAACACGGCACTTCGCTCAACTTCGTTTGCTGCCACCCTGCATCGCTTAGTGGTAAGAGCTTTTCTCAAGGCTATGACCAcaaagctgccaaggcgTCTTTGCTAGACGTCTACCAAAGTTTCTCGCCCGACCTTTTAGCTGTTATGGCTAAGGTAGCCGATGAGGACGTGAGAATCTATCCGCTGTTGGACATGGACACCCTTCCTGCTTTTGCAAATGACCGACTGGCCGTgattggagatgctgcaCACCCCTTCACGCCACATCTAGCTCAAGGAGCCGCCCAAGCCATCGAAGATGCGGCGGCTCTCGGCGTAATGTTGTCTTACCTAGACTCCAAGGACACCATACCGGAACGACTACGATTGTTCAATAAAGCGCGATATACAAGGGCGACTCTGATCCAGGATATGAGCCGCGTAACGGGTAATGAGCCCACACGATCAAATTCAAGCGCAGAAATGGAGGAATGGAAAG TTCATGATTATCTCACATACGGTTTCAGCCACGACGAAGTGCATAACTCAACTCAGATCCTCCGAGAATATATGTGGGCTAAGGCCCCGAGACTCTATTGGCGACAGCCACTTGGATTCGGGCCAATGGATAGTCCTAGACAAGATGCTCTCTCTTGTCCTCGCCCCGACGGATTATCTGACGCGGTGTCGACGACTGCCACGGTTCGATTTCGCACAAGCGCGACTCTATTGCGAAATATGTTTCCTTCTACTGCGTACAGCTTCGCTAAGACTGACACGGTTGCTGAGGCAAGCTTTACATTTCAGTCCATCCAAAACTTGAGCTGGCTGGGAGGTAGAGGATACGAGTTGGTCGTGTTCCAAATTCACGGGGTGCAGCACCGTAGTAAAGACGGCAGCGTTCGCCAGGGTATTTACATTCCCGTTGTTCTGGAAAATCTGGCTGATCCAATCATATCTGGTCGCGAAGACCTTGGTTGGCCAAAATTGTATTCCGAAATCAAGTTCAAGAACGATACCAGTGTTGGGGGCAACTTGGATGTTGAGCTTTCTTGGGGTGGTGTGAAGtgggccttcttctcttgggGCCG TGTCAACAGTGGCAATCTCACAAATGGATCTGGGGCTGGTGAAGAACCCGTACAGAGCTTTGGTTCCTCCGGCGAGGATGCGTTGTTCGTACACAAGTACATACCAGCAACCACTGGCTCCCCTTGCAGAGAAGCGGCTGACGCAGATTATGATGTCTTGTTTCATTCGACCAAGCCCAAAGTTTTGATGAGCCAGGAGGCGTCAGCTGCTGGCTTTCAAATTCTAGAGCGGACAAATAAGCAGCTCCCTACTTTACACCATGTGGTCAACCGATTATCAGAGCTACCAATATTGAGTATTGTCGAAGCATCTGTGAAGAAAGTGCTCGGACAGGATCAGTTCATGGGAGCAAAAAGACTCGATTGA
- a CDS encoding catalytic ligB subunit of aromatic ring-opening dioxygenase domain-containing protein encodes MTMSQVQQPPVLLLSHGTTLLTGEQSHIRDYWLSHGDKAIQYGIKGVIIMGAHWNIRGRKVRVATNTNPVPQNIPLVRRSEYVDYKCTADVKTAKRCLEMLRAAGFDSEEDPKFNWLIDTFPVLLRMFPKGCPPVTIISQNQYFDPHYHLEIGRVLRPLRKEGYLFIGSGGGVHNLYRTDWKYMRTYRDNFAQERPPDETHLEFRQALEDVICKNGGGPDLKRGIVRLMKHPNYRDAHGTDDHYMPTCFVAGIVGEEEDRGDPATLGAEVWELRNQGETQFAIGDWPDVAIRIL; translated from the exons ATGACAATGAGTCAAGTGCAACAGCCTCCCGTTCTTCTCCTTAGCCACGGCACCACCCTTCTCACTGGGGAACAATCCCATATCCGTGATTACTGGCTATCCCACGGGGACAAGGCCATCCAGTATGGAATAAAAGGTGTCATCATCATG GGGGCCCATTGGAATATTCGGGGACGAAAAGTGCGCGTTGCCACCAACACAAATCCTGTACCCCAGAATATTCCACTCGTGAGACGGTCAGAATACGTTGATTACAAGTGCACCGCTGATGTCAAGACCGCAAAACGATGTCTTGAGATGCTCAGAGCTGCGGGCTTCGATTCAGAGGAAGACCCCAAGTTCAATTGGCTGATTGATACCTTTCCCGTACTCCTCCGCATGTTCCCTAAGGGTTGTCCACCCGTAACAATTATATCGCAGAACCAGTACTTTGATCCCCACTACCATCTTGAGATCGGTAGAGTGTTGCGCCCGCTTCGAAAGGAGGGCTATCTTTTTATTGGATCTGGAGGTGGCGTGCACAATCTATATCGCACAGATTGGAAGTACATGCGCACATACAGAGACAACTTCGCGCAGGAAAGGCCGCCTGATGAAACCCATCTCGAGTTTCGACAGGCACTGGAGGATGTCATTTGCAAGAATGGAGGAGGGCCTGATTTGAAGCGGGGAATTGTTCGTCTAATGAAGCATCCGAATTACCGCGATGCTCATGGGACTGATGACCATTATATGCCCACCTGTTTTGTGGCGGGTATAgtgggcgaggaggaggaccgTGGGGATCCTGCGACATTGGGAGCTGAAGTTTGGGAGTTG CGCAACCAAGGTGAAACTCAGTTTGCTATTGGAGATTGGCCAGATGTTGCGATCCGAATCTTATAA